The following coding sequences are from one Pseudomonadota bacterium window:
- the rplM gene encoding 50S ribosomal protein L13: MKTFNAKPSDIERNWYVVDAQGKVLGRLASEIAKRLRGKHKPIYTPHMDTGDYIIVVNAEKIQVTGNKPQGKIYYNHSGYTGGLKSTSFDKLLRRAPHRVIERAVKGMLPKGPLGREMFRKLKVYPGPKHKHSAQQPLILEL; encoded by the coding sequence ATGAAGACCTTTAACGCTAAGCCTTCGGACATAGAACGCAACTGGTACGTCGTCGACGCCCAAGGCAAGGTGTTGGGACGTCTCGCAAGCGAGATTGCCAAACGGCTGCGAGGTAAGCATAAACCCATATATACACCGCACATGGACACCGGCGACTACATCATCGTAGTTAATGCCGAAAAGATACAGGTCACGGGAAACAAACCCCAGGGGAAAATCTACTACAACCATTCCGGTTACACCGGGGGTCTCAAGTCGACAAGCTTCGACAAGCTCCTCCGGCGCGCGCCGCACCGCGTCATCGAGCGCGCGGTCAAGGGCATGCTCCCGAAGGGCCCTCTCGGACGCGAGATGTTCCGCAAACTGAAAGTGTACCCGGGGCCCAAGCACAAGCACAGCGCCCAGCAACCTCTAATCTTGGAACTATAA
- the rpsI gene encoding 30S ribosomal protein S9, whose protein sequence is MSAQIYRGTGRRKSATARVFVKPGDGQITINKRSLDNYFGRETSRMIVRQPLQTANLDGKFDLFITVKGGGSSGQAGAIRHGITRALIEYDDNLKSSLRRAGFVTRDAREVERKKVGLHKARKRPQYSKR, encoded by the coding sequence ATGTCAGCTCAGATCTATCGCGGCACCGGCCGCCGCAAAAGCGCGACCGCGCGAGTATTTGTTAAGCCCGGCGACGGGCAGATTACGATCAACAAGCGTAGCTTGGACAATTATTTTGGGCGCGAAACGTCGCGCATGATCGTCCGCCAACCGTTGCAAACGGCGAACTTGGACGGAAAATTCGACCTCTTCATCACCGTGAAAGGCGGCGGCTCGTCGGGACAAGCAGGCGCGATCCGCCATGGCATCACACGAGCGCTCATCGAATACGACGATAACCTAAAGAGTTCCCTGCGCCGCGCTGGTTTCGTAACCCGCGACGCGCGCGAGGTCGAGCGCAAAAAGGTTGGGCTGCATAAAGCGCGTAAACGGCCGCAGTACTCGAAACGTTAA